Proteins from a genomic interval of Perognathus longimembris pacificus isolate PPM17 chromosome 14, ASM2315922v1, whole genome shotgun sequence:
- the Erh gene encoding enhancer of rudimentary homolog, translating into MAETESVAALATGSVCISVVFKKALWCRSSDHFRRLLSRGLAVGGVVAELVCGGSVGGSSGSSGSSTGAFGAMSHTILLVQPTKRPEGRTYADYESVNECMEGVCKMYEEHLKRMNPNSPSITYDISQLFDFIDDLADLSCLVYRADTQTYQPYNKDWIKEKIYVLLRRQAQQAGK; encoded by the exons ATGGCCGAAACGGAGTCAGTCGCCGCTCTAGCTACCGGAAGTGTATGCATCTCCGTGGTCTTCAAAAAGGCTCTGTGGTGTCGCTCTTCCGACCACTTCCGGCGGCTCCTCTCGCGGGGATTGGCTGTTGGCGGCGTTGTAGCTGAGCTCGTGTGCGGCGGTAGTGTTggcggcagcagcggcagcagcggcagcagcaccGGGGCGTTTGGCGCGATG tctcaCACCATTTTGCTGGTACAGCCTACCAAGAGGCCAGAAGGCAGAACTTATGCTGACTATGAATCTGTGAATGAATGCATGGAAG GTGTTTGTAAAATGTATGAAGAACATCTGAAGAGAATGAATCCCAACAGCCCCTCCATCACGTATGATATCAGCCAGTTGTTTGATTTTATCGATGATCtggcagatctcagctgccttgt TTACCGAGCTGATACCCAGACATACCAGCCTTATAACAAAGACTGGATCAAAGAAAAGATCTACGTGCTCCTTCGTCGGCAGGCCCAACAGGCTGGGAAATAA